The Pontibacter korlensis sequence ACTGGGACCACCTAGGCTATGGCAAAGCAGATGCAGAAGGAGATAGTATATATAACGGAGCTGTAGACGATGCAACAGGTGTGGCAGGTTTACTGGAGATAGCCAGAGCTTTCAAGAGCTTGCCAACTTCTCCGGAGAGAAGTATAGTGTTCCTGGCTGTTACAGCAGAAGAACAAGGCTTGTGGGGTTCTGCCTATTATGCGGAGAATCCGATCTTCAAGAAAGAAAAGACTATTGCCAACATCAACATGGATATGCTCAACTCTTATGGCAAGACGAAAGATGTTGTGTTATATGGTATGGGGCAGTCTGAACTAGAGGAGTATATTTCTGAAGAAGCAAAAGAAGCAGGCCGTTATGTTGCTCCGGAAGAGAATCCGGAGGCAGGGCTATACTACCGCTCAGACCACTTCAACTTCGCTAAGATTGGAGTGCCAGCTCTGTTTATTGGCCCTGGCATAGATCATGCTGAAAAAGGAAAAGAGTATGGCAAACAGAAGCTGGATGAGTTCTTTGCTACCTATTACCATAAGCCATCAGACGAGGTGCATCCTGACTTAAAGTTTGACGGTGCCGTGGAAGATCTATCGTTGCTGTATAAAGTAGGTCATCGTCTTGCTTTCTCAGAAGAGTGGCCAAAATGGAAAGCTGGTTCTGAGTTTAAAGCAGCAAGAGAAGCTTACCTCAATAAGCAGTAGGTCTCAAGCTGTCGCCATAAAAATGCCGCTCCGGAAGATACTTCGGAGCGGCATTTTTATTAAGTCTTAATTTGAAAGAGCAGCTTTTTCTCCCTGACTAGGGCTGCTTTTGGCACAGAACTGCTTATCAGCCTTATCTTAGCATCCATAACAACAAACACATGAGATTACCGATTAGCAATACTTTCCATTTTAGAACAGGTACAGCAGGCGATGCTGAACTGCTGGCAGACTTAGGCTGGTGCACTTTTAAGGAGGCTTTCGCTGAGTATAATAACCCTGATGATATGGTAGCTTTCAAACCTACCATGTATAGCGCAGAGTTGCAGGCTGCAGAATTAGCCGATCCTGACACAGAATTTCTGATAGTGGAGGTAGATAAAGAGGCGATAGCCTATGTAAAGCTGAATAAAGGAGAAGCTCCGGAAGCTGTTGTAGCCAATAAAGCGCTGCAAATTAGCAGGCTCTACATTACAAGAGCATGGTTGGGGCATGGGCTCGGCGACCAGCTAATGCAATGGTGTTTGGAAAAGGCCAGAAGCGAGGGATATGACATTGTGTGGCTCACAGTGTGGGAGCGTAATGAGCGGGCAAAGCGATTCTACAATAAGTATGGCTTTAAGGAAATGGGAGAGCTAGACTTTATACTTGGTCAGGATGTGCAGCGCGACCTTTATATGCAGGTAGAGGTGTAACATATGTTCTGGTGTTCCCGCTCCTGCTTCAGAGCGAAACAGGAGCGGGGCCAGGTCTTTCCATAGTTTTATTTAGTAGTAGATAGTAGTGGTAGTAGTCTGAAAGCTGGTAGCTTTTCTACCGGCTTCCAATAACAAGATGCCTAAACAACGACAAGGGTTGCATGGCCTGAGAAAAAATATCGAAGGCGAATAAAAGAATTAACTAAAAGATTAGTTTTTGATGCCTCAGCTTTGTACCTTCCTATACATCAATAGGAAAATGCTATGAAAAGAACGTTTCTGATTGTGCTCTTAATAGCCAGTATGGCAGCTACTGCACTGGCGCAAAGTATAGGCGAGGCTAGTGCTAAGTATGACGCCAAAGAGTATAAAGCTTCCGGAGAGCTGTACGAGAAAGCCTTTGCAAAGGGAGCAGGCAGCACTACAGATTACTATAATGCTGCCTGCTCCTGGGCCTTAGCCGGGAATAAGGACAAAGCTATCGCTAACCTGCAATTGGCTGTAGATAGAGGCTATATTAATCTAAGCCACCTGAAACAGGATACTGACCTTAACAGCCTGCACGGCGATAACCGTTGGAAAACACTCGTGCAGAACTTGGAGAAAAAGGTAGCCGCCTTGGAGGCAAATTATAATAAGCCGCTTAAGGCCCAGCTGGAGAAAATCTACCAAACAGATCAGGAAGTGAGAAGGAAAATCAGCACAGTGCAGCAAGAACATGGGCCAAACTCTCCGGAAATGCAGGCGCTTTGGAAAGA is a genomic window containing:
- a CDS encoding DUF6624 domain-containing protein — encoded protein: MKRTFLIVLLIASMAATALAQSIGEASAKYDAKEYKASGELYEKAFAKGAGSTTDYYNAACSWALAGNKDKAIANLQLAVDRGYINLSHLKQDTDLNSLHGDNRWKTLVQNLEKKVAALEANYNKPLKAQLEKIYQTDQEVRRKISTVQQEHGPNSPEMQALWKEMSETDDINKKAVVAVLEEHGWPGISLVGPQASSAVFLVIQHSDKQTMEKYLPMLKAAAEKGEAAKSQVALMEDRVRMNNGQPQLYGSQLRMNNDTEQYELHTIEDEANVNKRRAEMGLEPLEEYMKRFGLDYKVPQAGPAN
- a CDS encoding GNAT family N-acetyltransferase; translation: MRLPISNTFHFRTGTAGDAELLADLGWCTFKEAFAEYNNPDDMVAFKPTMYSAELQAAELADPDTEFLIVEVDKEAIAYVKLNKGEAPEAVVANKALQISRLYITRAWLGHGLGDQLMQWCLEKARSEGYDIVWLTVWERNERAKRFYNKYGFKEMGELDFILGQDVQRDLYMQVEV